Proteins from one Ignavibacteriota bacterium genomic window:
- a CDS encoding 4Fe-4S dicluster domain-containing protein, whose protein sequence is MPDVKDIARDLLSSGAVEAVIGYEAAGPHHTRPLIARTAEEAERLVFNHSALNNLAVYLSRQKRPGAGKVAVVAKGCDARAIVMLIQEQQIDRDSVFVIGVHCGGVTETMGQDWANCGAAAKCIHCTVQAPFFADAVAGEAAAYDKPADTKGARIGELAAMSAADRFAYWAAEFDRCIRCHACRQVCPMCYCEQCIADKNMPQWIETSASLRGNTSWNIIRAFHLGGRCVGCNECERACPADIPLSLLNRTLGMTARAEFNYVAGMDPASPTLVGTYNASDREEYIK, encoded by the coding sequence ATGCCTGACGTGAAGGATATCGCACGCGACCTGCTTTCGAGCGGCGCGGTGGAGGCAGTGATCGGGTATGAAGCTGCAGGGCCTCATCACACGCGTCCGTTGATCGCGCGCACCGCGGAGGAAGCGGAGCGCCTCGTCTTTAATCACAGCGCCCTGAATAATCTCGCGGTGTACTTGTCGCGCCAGAAGCGTCCCGGTGCCGGCAAGGTGGCCGTGGTTGCAAAGGGCTGTGACGCGCGCGCCATCGTGATGCTGATACAGGAACAGCAGATCGACCGCGACAGCGTCTTTGTCATCGGCGTGCATTGCGGCGGTGTGACGGAGACGATGGGACAGGACTGGGCGAACTGCGGCGCGGCGGCGAAGTGTATACACTGCACGGTGCAGGCACCCTTTTTTGCCGATGCGGTGGCGGGCGAAGCCGCGGCGTATGACAAGCCGGCCGATACAAAGGGCGCGCGGATAGGCGAGCTGGCGGCGATGTCGGCCGCCGACAGGTTCGCGTACTGGGCGGCCGAGTTCGACCGCTGCATTCGCTGTCACGCCTGCCGGCAGGTGTGTCCGATGTGTTACTGTGAACAATGCATCGCCGACAAGAACATGCCGCAGTGGATCGAGACCAGCGCGTCGCTGCGCGGCAACACCTCGTGGAACATCATCCGCGCCTTCCATCTGGGCGGACGTTGCGTGGGATGCAACGAGTGCGAGCGCGCCTGCCCGGCCGACATACCGCTGTCTCTCCTGAACCGCACGCTGGGCATGACCGCGCGCGCGGAATTCAACTACGTGGCCGGGATGGATCCGGCGTCTCCCACGCTCGTGGGCACGTACAATGCGTCCGACCGTGAAGAGTATATAAAGTGA